The proteins below come from a single Candidatus Flexicrinis affinis genomic window:
- a CDS encoding glycosyltransferase family 39 protein: MTLHQRLVLVIAVGLILLAAGVRFSELGAQSLWNDEGNSYGQSLRSPADIAINAAADIHPPGYYWLLAGWRVLTGDSEFALRSLSALASVLSTVMAYALGKRLYGDTAGLAALAVVAVNTFSITYAQEARMYALLALFAAASTWALIDVLTAPRWRGAVALALTTAGGLYTNYAFAGVLATHAVFGLLWLAWALWHGHRTGRVVSRVAVGYGVAILLYLPWLRIAMTQIANWGSTGDPVPLSEALPVAFGWLTVGPTYATVGVSVGVVLLMALGLYHVRSPASDSPPPIPRALKLALPPLWVVLTVAGFLALDLFRPANLKFLLPAQIAMALWMGRGAWVLWHFPATRDDPRIQRLTRGVAVLTVFAIVWGARGGIGALHTDPQFQRDDYRGIAQTIAADGQPNAAVILNAPGQIEVFGYYAARFGPGWELVPLPIGLTVDVQATQDAVRDLIARHDRIYAVLWGTDERDPQAVVETMLNTEAFPIDERWFGSVRLARYVTPQQTGQALDVDGVFAFPGGQIALASAAISATDVEPGDVLNLMLEFSADAVPPANYKITVQLLDASGVLVAQRDAEPVAYQRPTTTWTPGEIIVDRHALLIPNDLTPAQYRLMIGFYNPEYPGERLPVNPDGDLLLLADISVCDRGTDP, encoded by the coding sequence ATGACCCTCCACCAACGCCTCGTCCTCGTGATTGCCGTCGGGCTGATTCTGCTCGCGGCAGGCGTCCGCTTCAGCGAGCTCGGCGCGCAGTCGCTGTGGAACGACGAAGGCAACAGTTACGGTCAATCGCTGCGTTCGCCTGCCGACATCGCGATCAACGCGGCTGCCGATATCCATCCCCCCGGCTACTATTGGCTGTTGGCCGGATGGCGCGTGCTAACTGGTGACAGCGAGTTCGCGCTGCGGTCGCTCTCGGCGCTGGCGAGCGTGTTGAGCACGGTGATGGCATACGCGCTCGGCAAGCGGCTGTACGGCGACACCGCCGGCCTTGCCGCGCTGGCTGTCGTCGCGGTGAACACGTTTAGCATCACGTATGCCCAGGAAGCGCGCATGTACGCGCTGCTCGCGCTGTTTGCCGCCGCGTCGACATGGGCGCTGATCGACGTCCTTACCGCGCCGCGCTGGCGTGGCGCGGTCGCGCTGGCCCTGACGACCGCTGGCGGTCTGTACACCAACTATGCCTTTGCCGGCGTACTGGCGACTCACGCTGTCTTCGGCCTGCTGTGGCTGGCGTGGGCGCTGTGGCACGGACACCGGACCGGCCGGGTCGTCTCGCGTGTCGCTGTCGGCTACGGAGTCGCAATCCTGTTGTACCTGCCGTGGCTGCGCATCGCCATGACCCAGATCGCCAACTGGGGCAGCACGGGCGATCCGGTGCCGCTCAGCGAAGCGCTGCCGGTCGCCTTCGGGTGGCTGACAGTCGGGCCGACGTATGCGACGGTCGGCGTGTCGGTCGGCGTAGTACTGCTGATGGCGCTCGGCCTGTATCACGTGCGGTCGCCCGCGTCCGACTCGCCTCCGCCGATCCCGCGCGCCCTGAAACTGGCACTGCCACCGCTGTGGGTCGTGCTGACAGTCGCCGGCTTTCTGGCGCTTGACCTGTTCCGGCCTGCCAACCTCAAGTTTCTGCTGCCAGCACAGATCGCGATGGCGCTGTGGATGGGGCGCGGCGCGTGGGTATTGTGGCACTTTCCGGCTACCCGTGACGACCCGCGCATCCAACGGCTCACGCGCGGCGTCGCCGTCCTGACCGTCTTCGCTATCGTGTGGGGCGCGCGCGGTGGCATCGGCGCGCTGCACACCGACCCGCAGTTTCAGCGTGACGACTACCGCGGGATCGCGCAGACCATCGCGGCAGACGGTCAGCCGAACGCCGCCGTCATCCTCAACGCGCCGGGCCAGATCGAAGTGTTCGGCTACTACGCGGCACGTTTCGGCCCGGGGTGGGAGCTGGTGCCGCTGCCGATTGGCCTGACGGTCGATGTGCAGGCGACACAGGACGCCGTGCGCGACCTGATCGCACGCCACGACCGCATCTATGCCGTATTGTGGGGTACCGACGAGCGCGACCCGCAGGCCGTGGTCGAGACCATGCTGAATACCGAAGCCTTCCCGATCGACGAGCGCTGGTTCGGCAGCGTGCGGCTCGCCCGTTACGTCACGCCGCAGCAGACGGGCCAAGCGCTCGACGTCGACGGCGTGTTCGCGTTCCCCGGCGGGCAGATCGCGCTGGCGTCGGCAGCGATCAGCGCGACCGACGTCGAACCCGGAGACGTGCTCAACCTCATGCTCGAATTTAGCGCCGACGCGGTCCCGCCAGCCAACTACAAGATCACCGTACAGCTACTCGATGCCAGCGGGGTATTGGTGGCGCAGCGCGACGCCGAGCCGGTCGCATATCAGCGCCCGACGACCACATGGACGCCCGGCGAGATCATCGTCGACCGCCACGCGCTGTTGATTCCGAACGATTTAACGCCGGCTCAGTATCGGCTTATGATCGGCTTCTACAATCCAGAGTATCCCGGCGAGCGACTCCCCGTCAACCCAGACGGCGACCTGCTCCTGCTTGCCGACATCAGCGTGTGCGACAGGGGAACAGACCCATGA
- a CDS encoding complex I NDUFA9 subunit family protein translates to MTILVTGANGYLGNNIVKQLVAQGKNVRAMVRDTDKTAKRLGDVASKIEIVNGDVREREKIKPLFEDVSTVIHLVAIAIEKGGTTYEDVNYQGTINVVDAAVAAGVQRFINMSQNGATPDSPYRFLRSKGRAQAYVAEHAPAWTALRPSAIFGPQDEFFNTFARLLKVTPIVFPLVGGGKALFQPVSVDDVVEATVRSVSDDSTIGKELALGGPEVLTLGEIEKRVMQAVGARRIMVPAPVGLLRPAVWVMERVLPGSPVTTSLLDLLAVPNTIEDNALVNHFKMDPIPFSGKNLAYLRDNTFGDTLAKFFRNATVN, encoded by the coding sequence ATGACCATTCTCGTCACCGGAGCCAACGGCTATCTCGGCAACAACATCGTGAAACAACTCGTCGCACAGGGCAAAAACGTGCGTGCCATGGTGCGCGACACTGATAAGACCGCCAAACGGCTTGGCGACGTGGCCTCGAAGATCGAGATCGTCAATGGTGACGTGCGTGAACGCGAGAAAATCAAGCCGTTGTTCGAGGACGTCAGCACGGTCATTCACCTCGTCGCCATCGCCATCGAGAAAGGCGGCACGACCTACGAAGACGTCAACTACCAAGGCACGATCAACGTCGTAGACGCGGCGGTGGCGGCAGGCGTTCAACGGTTCATCAACATGAGCCAGAACGGCGCAACGCCCGACTCGCCCTACCGCTTCTTGCGCAGCAAGGGGCGCGCGCAGGCGTACGTCGCCGAACATGCCCCGGCATGGACGGCCCTGCGTCCATCGGCGATCTTCGGCCCGCAAGACGAGTTCTTCAACACCTTCGCCCGCCTGCTCAAAGTCACGCCGATCGTGTTCCCGCTGGTCGGCGGCGGCAAAGCGCTGTTCCAGCCCGTGTCCGTCGATGATGTCGTCGAGGCCACGGTGCGCAGCGTGTCCGACGACAGTACCATCGGCAAGGAATTGGCGCTGGGCGGGCCGGAAGTGCTGACCCTCGGTGAGATCGAGAAACGCGTGATGCAAGCGGTCGGTGCACGGCGGATCATGGTGCCGGCGCCGGTTGGGCTGCTGCGCCCGGCCGTATGGGTGATGGAGCGCGTGCTGCCCGGCTCGCCGGTCACGACCAGCCTGCTCGACCTGCTGGCCGTGCCAAACACCATTGAGGACAACGCGCTAGTCAACCATTTCAAGATGGACCCGATCCCCTTTAGCGGCAAGAACCTCGCCTATCTGCGCGATAACACCTTCGGCGACACGTTGGCGAAGTTCTTTCGCAATGCGACCGTGAACTAG
- the ftsH gene encoding ATP-dependent zinc metalloprotease FtsH: MQFGNNNNNQGNQPPRGPDGQPPQPPQQDWRRWVWPALLVLFLVWTLLTLPDLLGGRSSGSQVLISYSELFAQTEAGNVSQLVVRDATATGAFRNSVRIQDATGQVRDYPGGTRFSVTLPTDGNEQYYTLARENGTEIVFQQTEVNPILLFLINFGPLILIIGFFVWSARRAQRQMGGAFNFGRTQAREYTVERPQVKFADVAGQDSAKAELVEVVDFLKEPDKYIALGAKIPRGVLLVGPPGTGKTLLARAVAGEANVSFFSIAASEFVEMFVGVGASRVRDLFRRAKENAPSIVFVDEIDAVGRQRGAGLGGGHDEREQTLNQMLAEMDGFDRTESVIVMAATNRPDVLDPALLRPGRFDRQVTVGLPDKSGREAILKIHTRDKPLDKDVKLGDIAKSTIGFSGADLANLANEAALGAARRNRKRIMMRDFLDAFDRIVLGNERPPLSNERERMITAYHEAGHALAAALTPGADPVLKVTIVPRGMAGGVTVFMPEDRGYQSESYLRARMVTGMGGRAAEQIIFHEVTSGAISDLRQVTSIARAMVSQLGMSDSVGPLNFGDDERQPFLGYALSQGRNYSEETAAKIDAEVRRLVEEAYAQTLQLLTQHKDKLEALAQALLTSEVIGQEEMYKIIGMEDKLAELAENVFKEPTSKEPVKSNGSAPHKDEPTAEEKDAPKDQDKPTDLSLDLLEDDDVSKVDPGADDMIDARQTESVDDSKFPDTKPGKPSGPVHPLDRRTGDE; encoded by the coding sequence ATGCAATTCGGGAATAACAACAATAATCAGGGCAACCAGCCACCGCGCGGGCCCGATGGCCAACCCCCTCAGCCGCCTCAACAAGACTGGCGCCGGTGGGTGTGGCCCGCGCTCCTCGTGCTGTTCCTGGTCTGGACACTGCTGACCCTGCCCGACCTGTTGGGCGGCCGCTCGAGCGGCAGCCAAGTGCTCATCAGCTACAGCGAACTTTTCGCGCAGACCGAGGCGGGCAACGTCTCGCAGCTCGTCGTCCGCGACGCAACCGCAACCGGTGCGTTCCGCAATTCCGTGCGTATTCAGGACGCGACCGGCCAGGTGCGCGACTATCCGGGCGGCACGCGCTTCTCGGTCACGCTTCCCACCGACGGCAATGAGCAGTATTACACGCTCGCCCGCGAGAACGGCACCGAGATCGTCTTTCAGCAGACGGAAGTCAACCCGATCCTGTTGTTCCTGATCAATTTCGGCCCGTTGATCCTCATCATCGGCTTCTTCGTGTGGTCGGCGCGGCGCGCGCAGCGCCAGATGGGCGGCGCATTTAACTTTGGCCGCACGCAAGCGCGTGAGTACACCGTCGAGCGTCCGCAGGTCAAGTTCGCCGACGTCGCCGGGCAAGACAGCGCCAAGGCCGAACTCGTCGAGGTAGTCGACTTCCTCAAAGAACCGGACAAGTACATCGCGCTTGGCGCGAAAATCCCGCGCGGCGTGCTGCTGGTCGGCCCGCCGGGCACCGGCAAGACGCTGCTGGCGCGCGCCGTCGCCGGCGAGGCGAACGTGTCGTTCTTCAGCATCGCGGCATCGGAGTTTGTCGAGATGTTCGTCGGTGTCGGCGCCTCGCGCGTGCGTGACCTGTTCCGTCGCGCCAAAGAGAACGCCCCGAGCATCGTGTTTGTGGACGAGATCGACGCAGTCGGCCGCCAGCGCGGCGCAGGACTCGGCGGCGGTCACGACGAGCGCGAACAGACCTTGAACCAGATGCTGGCCGAGATGGACGGCTTCGACCGCACCGAGAGCGTGATCGTCATGGCGGCCACCAACCGGCCCGACGTGCTCGATCCCGCACTGCTGCGTCCGGGCCGCTTTGATCGTCAGGTGACCGTTGGATTGCCCGACAAGTCCGGCCGTGAGGCGATCCTCAAGATTCACACGCGCGACAAGCCGCTCGACAAAGACGTCAAGCTGGGCGACATCGCCAAGAGCACGATCGGCTTCAGCGGCGCCGATCTCGCCAACCTCGCCAATGAGGCGGCGTTGGGCGCGGCCCGCCGCAACCGCAAGCGGATCATGATGCGTGACTTCCTCGATGCTTTCGACCGCATCGTGTTGGGCAACGAACGCCCGCCGCTTTCCAACGAACGCGAACGCATGATCACGGCGTATCACGAAGCCGGCCACGCGCTTGCCGCCGCGCTGACCCCGGGCGCTGACCCGGTGCTGAAGGTGACGATCGTGCCGCGCGGTATGGCTGGCGGCGTGACCGTCTTCATGCCGGAGGACCGGGGCTATCAGTCCGAATCCTACTTGCGTGCGCGCATGGTGACTGGCATGGGTGGCCGCGCAGCCGAACAGATCATCTTCCACGAGGTGACATCAGGCGCCATCTCCGACCTGCGGCAGGTGACGAGCATCGCCCGCGCGATGGTGTCGCAGTTGGGCATGAGCGATTCTGTCGGCCCGCTGAACTTCGGCGACGACGAGCGCCAGCCGTTCCTCGGCTACGCGCTGTCGCAGGGCCGCAACTACAGCGAGGAGACCGCCGCCAAGATCGACGCCGAGGTGCGCCGCTTGGTGGAGGAAGCCTACGCCCAGACTCTCCAGCTCCTGACCCAGCACAAGGACAAGCTGGAGGCGCTGGCGCAGGCCCTGCTCACCAGCGAGGTGATCGGGCAGGAGGAGATGTACAAGATCATCGGCATGGAAGACAAGCTGGCTGAGCTGGCCGAGAACGTCTTCAAAGAGCCGACCTCCAAGGAACCGGTCAAGTCCAACGGCAGCGCGCCGCACAAGGACGAGCCGACGGCTGAGGAGAAAGACGCGCCGAAGGATCAGGACAAGCCGACGGACTTGTCGCTCGATCTGCTGGAGGACGACGACGTGTCGAAGGTCGATCCGGGCGCGGATGACATGATCGACGCGCGCCAGACCGAGTCGGTCGACGACTCGAAGTTCCCGGACACCAAGCCGGGCAAGCCGTCCGGCCCGGTGCATCCGCTCGACCGCCGCACCGGCGACGAGTAG
- a CDS encoding M23 family metallopeptidase, with the protein MFEEPPVRPDDTRPTTTVPMLNAPPPRRRGPGLFGLISLGGTLLFVIGALIVLLVDPQTGPPSEQVMIANTDSPAATATLPQPTSAPQDAATATTAPEVVVPEALPTVDGGLIAQLLERPVQAVGGPNPFVISRDGLDPFTIIPDRPRNTVIEYVIQRGDTVSDIAQRFGLEQNSIAWSNDRRQLWTLIPGDILYIPPVDGVAHIAVGDATIRDISEYYKVDDPYVVIDSEYNQLKGYTPDMVPPVGMRVFIPGGTGENINWSPPIVQGTSSGSGTGSSAPPNTVSFNAGPGSCGAQEIGPSVGWQRPLNGYTITRGYAEWHPGIDLAASVGAPVMAANSGRVIFAGWSDWGYGYAVVLSSGPFQTLYGHMSAVNVRCGQVVSIGQVIGAVGSTGNSSGPHLHFELMYNGIRGNPAATIPF; encoded by the coding sequence ATGTTCGAAGAACCCCCGGTCCGGCCGGACGATACCCGTCCAACCACCACCGTACCGATGTTGAATGCGCCGCCGCCCCGCCGCCGTGGGCCCGGTTTGTTCGGGCTGATCAGCCTCGGCGGAACGCTCTTGTTCGTCATTGGCGCGCTGATCGTGCTGCTGGTCGACCCGCAGACCGGGCCGCCGAGCGAGCAGGTCATGATTGCCAACACGGATTCACCCGCTGCGACCGCTACCTTGCCACAGCCGACCTCAGCCCCACAGGACGCGGCGACTGCGACCACAGCCCCCGAAGTTGTCGTGCCGGAGGCGCTGCCGACGGTCGATGGCGGGTTGATCGCGCAGCTTTTGGAACGACCGGTGCAGGCGGTCGGCGGTCCTAACCCGTTCGTGATTTCGCGTGACGGCCTCGACCCGTTCACGATCATCCCGGATCGGCCGCGCAACACCGTCATCGAGTACGTCATCCAGCGCGGCGACACAGTGTCGGACATCGCGCAGCGCTTCGGCCTCGAGCAGAACAGCATCGCGTGGAGCAACGACCGCCGCCAGCTCTGGACGCTGATCCCCGGCGACATCCTGTACATTCCGCCGGTCGACGGTGTGGCGCATATCGCCGTGGGCGATGCGACCATCCGCGACATCTCCGAGTACTATAAGGTTGACGATCCGTACGTGGTCATCGACAGCGAGTACAACCAGCTCAAGGGGTACACGCCGGATATGGTCCCGCCGGTCGGAATGCGTGTGTTCATCCCCGGCGGCACGGGCGAAAATATCAACTGGTCGCCGCCGATCGTGCAGGGCACGTCGAGCGGGAGCGGAACCGGATCGTCCGCGCCGCCCAACACCGTGTCGTTCAATGCCGGGCCGGGAAGCTGCGGCGCGCAAGAGATCGGCCCATCAGTCGGCTGGCAGCGCCCGTTAAACGGCTATACGATCACTCGCGGATACGCGGAATGGCATCCGGGGATCGACCTCGCCGCGAGTGTCGGCGCGCCGGTCATGGCGGCCAACAGCGGGCGAGTGATCTTTGCCGGGTGGAGCGACTGGGGCTACGGCTATGCCGTCGTGCTGTCGTCAGGGCCGTTCCAAACGCTCTACGGCCACATGAGCGCGGTCAACGTGCGCTGCGGGCAGGTCGTCAGCATCGGCCAAGTGATCGGTGCGGTCGGATCGACCGGCAACTCGTCCGGTCCGCACCTGCACTTCGAGCTGATGTATAACGGCATACGAGGCAACCCGGCGGCGACGATCCCGTTCTGA
- a CDS encoding cystathionine gamma-synthase: protein MPYHLDTLAIHAGQEPDPTTGAIMTPIYQTSTYVQAAPAEHKGYEYSRTDNPTRSALQECVAAIEGGKFGLAFASGLAAIDTIMRLFNPGDHIIVGDDVYGGTFRLFERVLARYGLTFSWVDLTDLDAVKAAFTPATRLLWLETPTNPMLRLADIAALAALAPERVLVAVDNTFCSPAIQQPLLLGADIVMHSSTKYLGGHSDVVGGVIALNDPEIYAQLKFLQNAIGAVPGPLDCFLTLRGIKTLGVRIERHSSNATAVARMLEDHPAVRQVIYPGLDSHPQYALAQRQMRLPGGMISVILDTAEQAHRLVTRTKLFALAESLGGVESLIEHPYSMTHASTADSDIAVPPQLVRLSVGIENVDDLIDDLRTALAD, encoded by the coding sequence ATGCCCTACCATCTCGATACGCTGGCGATTCACGCCGGTCAGGAGCCCGATCCGACGACCGGCGCGATTATGACGCCGATCTATCAGACATCGACCTACGTGCAGGCCGCACCGGCCGAGCACAAAGGCTACGAATACAGCCGCACCGACAACCCGACCCGCTCGGCACTGCAAGAGTGCGTCGCGGCCATCGAGGGCGGTAAGTTCGGGCTGGCGTTCGCCAGCGGGCTGGCCGCCATCGACACGATCATGCGCCTGTTCAACCCCGGCGATCACATCATCGTCGGGGATGACGTGTACGGCGGCACGTTTCGCTTGTTCGAGAGAGTCCTCGCGCGTTACGGCCTGACGTTCAGCTGGGTCGACCTGACCGATCTGGATGCGGTGAAAGCGGCGTTTACCCCGGCGACCCGCCTGCTGTGGCTGGAGACGCCGACCAATCCGATGCTGCGCCTTGCCGATATCGCCGCGCTGGCCGCGCTTGCCCCCGAGCGCGTGCTGGTGGCCGTCGACAACACGTTTTGCAGCCCCGCTATCCAACAGCCCCTGCTGCTGGGTGCGGACATCGTGATGCACAGCAGCACGAAGTATCTTGGGGGCCACTCCGACGTGGTTGGCGGCGTGATCGCGCTCAACGACCCGGAGATTTACGCCCAACTGAAGTTTCTGCAGAACGCCATCGGCGCGGTGCCGGGGCCGCTGGACTGCTTCCTCACCCTGCGCGGCATCAAGACCCTCGGCGTGCGCATCGAACGGCACAGCAGCAACGCCACCGCCGTCGCGCGCATGCTCGAAGACCACCCTGCCGTCCGGCAGGTCATCTACCCCGGCCTCGACAGCCACCCCCAGTACGCACTGGCACAGCGCCAAATGCGCCTCCCCGGCGGCATGATCTCGGTGATCCTCGACACCGCCGAACAGGCGCATCGCCTCGTCACGCGGACGAAGCTGTTCGCACTCGCCGAGTCGCTGGGCGGCGTGGAGAGCTTGATCGAGCACCCGTACAGCATGACTCACGCCAGCACCGCCGACAGCGACATCGCCGTGCCCCCGCAGTTGGTGCGCCTGAGCGTCGGCATCGAGAACGTCGACGACCTGATCGACGACTTGCGGACGGCGCTGGCCGACTGA
- a CDS encoding ATP-grasp domain-containing protein — translation MTTILAISSYLKGEDLLYESKRQGARTLLLTEEKLKDEWPRDAVDEMFQMPNLSKLPDVLYAVSYLARTQKIDAIIPLDEYDVEMAAILREHLRLRGMGMTQTKNFRDKLAMREVTSRAGLRVPAFVGVINHEDIHAYTDHVSPPWVLKPRLEAGAMGIKRVANKDELWWFINELGDQASFRVLEQYVPGDVYHADALTVNGETIFVNVSRYGRPPLNVSHDGGVFTTYTLPASDPDAEAIIRMNRQVIEALGHSHGPTHAEFIKGHADGEFYFLEIAARVGGAHIADLVAATTGVNLWAEWAKLEIATARGEPYSLPPLKNLHGTLLVCLAKQEWPDLNTYNAPEVVWRIHKSHHAGLIIAGEERDTIDALRAEYGERFVRDFLAVAPARESHLDA, via the coding sequence ATGACAACTATCTTGGCCATCTCGAGTTATCTCAAGGGCGAGGACCTCTTGTACGAATCCAAACGACAAGGGGCGCGTACGCTGCTCTTGACCGAGGAGAAGCTCAAGGACGAGTGGCCGCGGGACGCTGTCGACGAGATGTTCCAGATGCCCAATCTCAGCAAGCTCCCGGACGTTCTCTACGCGGTATCGTATCTGGCGCGGACTCAGAAGATCGACGCAATCATCCCGCTGGACGAGTACGACGTCGAAATGGCGGCGATCCTGCGCGAACATCTACGTTTGCGCGGCATGGGCATGACCCAGACCAAGAACTTTCGCGACAAGCTGGCGATGCGAGAAGTCACGTCGCGCGCCGGGCTGCGCGTGCCGGCCTTCGTCGGCGTCATCAACCACGAGGACATCCACGCGTATACCGACCATGTCTCGCCGCCGTGGGTGCTCAAGCCGCGGCTGGAAGCCGGCGCGATGGGCATCAAGCGCGTGGCGAACAAGGACGAACTGTGGTGGTTCATCAACGAATTGGGCGATCAAGCCTCGTTCCGCGTGCTGGAGCAGTACGTCCCGGGCGACGTGTATCACGCCGACGCGCTCACGGTGAACGGCGAAACGATCTTCGTCAACGTGTCGCGCTACGGCAGGCCGCCGCTCAACGTCAGCCATGACGGCGGCGTATTCACGACCTACACGCTGCCGGCCAGCGACCCGGACGCCGAAGCCATCATCCGCATGAATCGTCAGGTGATCGAGGCGTTAGGGCATAGCCATGGCCCGACCCATGCCGAGTTCATCAAGGGTCACGCCGACGGCGAGTTCTATTTCTTGGAGATCGCCGCCCGTGTCGGCGGCGCGCACATTGCCGACCTCGTCGCCGCGACGACCGGCGTAAACCTGTGGGCAGAGTGGGCCAAGCTGGAAATCGCCACCGCGCGCGGCGAACCGTACAGCCTTCCCCCGCTCAAGAACCTGCACGGCACGCTTTTGGTTTGCCTCGCCAAGCAGGAATGGCCGGACCTCAACACCTATAACGCGCCGGAAGTGGTCTGGCGCATCCACAAGTCGCACCACGCGGGGTTGATCATCGCCGGTGAAGAACGCGACACGATCGACGCCCTGCGCGCCGAGTACGGCGAGCGTTTCGTTCGGGATTTCCTCGCCGTCGCACCGGCGCGCGAAAGCCATCTCGACGCCTAG
- a CDS encoding S8 family serine peptidase — protein sequence MPVLTSNYPAAQPGTPSLRPTPERVGALSDFTGTGVTIAVIDSGFYAHPDLRGRIRVHVDATTDDIVESQSVSKSPAYSWHGMMTSVICAGDGWRSGGKYRGIASGAELVLVKISSPKNEVKEVDIQRGLEWVLANHRRYHIRVVNLSVGGDFVSYDGQHPLHLVIRTLTQEGVIVVAAAGNRPVNHLLPPASSAEAITVGGLDDNNTDDRSEWRLYGHNSGLAYDGSDKPDLVAPARWIASPIMPSTPVAWEAFWIGPLLENSAKHPIRQLMESGSADRGLTKLFGQPYSPNLLSTLQARAYEHKLIDAYHQHVDGTSVATPIVTSVIAQMLEVNAELTPAQVKAVLKRTAQVLEDAPSTRQGAGVLDAAAAVRMVRAGGF from the coding sequence ATGCCTGTCCTGACGTCGAACTATCCCGCCGCCCAACCCGGCACGCCCTCGCTGCGACCGACGCCGGAGCGGGTCGGCGCACTGAGCGACTTTACCGGCACGGGCGTAACCATCGCGGTGATCGACAGCGGCTTCTATGCGCATCCCGACCTGCGCGGGCGCATCCGCGTCCACGTCGACGCCACGACCGACGACATCGTCGAGTCGCAGAGTGTGTCCAAGTCGCCGGCATATAGCTGGCACGGCATGATGACCAGCGTGATTTGCGCCGGGGACGGATGGCGCAGCGGCGGGAAGTACCGCGGCATCGCCAGCGGCGCCGAGCTTGTGCTGGTCAAGATCAGCAGTCCCAAGAACGAGGTCAAAGAGGTCGACATACAGCGCGGGCTGGAGTGGGTGCTGGCCAATCACCGCCGCTACCACATCCGGGTCGTGAACCTGTCGGTCGGCGGCGACTTCGTCAGCTACGACGGCCAACATCCGCTGCATCTGGTGATCCGCACGCTGACGCAAGAAGGCGTGATCGTGGTCGCGGCCGCCGGCAACCGCCCGGTGAATCACCTGCTGCCGCCCGCCTCGTCGGCCGAAGCCATTACCGTAGGCGGGCTGGACGACAACAACACCGACGACCGCAGCGAATGGCGCCTCTACGGGCACAACAGCGGGCTGGCCTACGACGGCTCGGACAAGCCGGATCTGGTCGCGCCGGCGCGTTGGATCGCATCGCCGATCATGCCAAGCACGCCGGTCGCGTGGGAGGCGTTCTGGATTGGTCCGCTGCTGGAGAATTCAGCGAAACATCCGATCCGCCAGCTCATGGAGTCTGGAAGCGCCGACAGGGGCCTGACCAAGCTGTTCGGCCAACCATACAGCCCCAACTTGCTGAGCACGTTGCAGGCGCGCGCTTACGAACATAAACTCATCGACGCGTACCACCAGCACGTCGACGGCACATCGGTCGCCACGCCGATTGTGACGTCGGTGATCGCGCAGATGCTCGAAGTCAATGCGGAACTGACGCCGGCGCAGGTCAAAGCCGTGCTCAAGCGGACAGCTCAGGTGCTGGAGGACGCGCCGTCAACCCGGCAGGGGGCCGGGGTGCTCGATGCCGCCGCTGCAGTGCGCATGGTGCGCGCTGGCGGCTTCTAG
- a CDS encoding esterase family protein, which translates to MNREYHRWYSPSLQRDMELLIFGHAGARVLVFPTSRGKYYEWEDRGMWNKLSWFIDNGHLQFYCVDSVDGESWYNRHAHPGQRAWRQTQYDNYLYNEVVPLSRSKNPNPFMITLGASFGAYHAMNFGLKHPDAVGRILGLSGIYDISYWTDGWNGEHVYLNNPTWYIPGENDPRRIAMLQQLDIIMVAGSDDPLLDRSRTMSRVLWSKGIGNALREWNGWNHDWGYWEQMIRAYIGGHD; encoded by the coding sequence ATGAATCGCGAATACCACCGCTGGTACAGTCCGTCGCTTCAGCGGGACATGGAACTGCTCATTTTCGGACATGCCGGCGCGCGGGTACTCGTATTTCCCACCAGCCGCGGCAAGTATTACGAGTGGGAAGACCGCGGCATGTGGAACAAGCTGTCGTGGTTCATCGACAATGGACACTTGCAGTTCTACTGCGTCGACAGCGTCGACGGCGAAAGTTGGTACAACCGTCATGCGCATCCGGGCCAGCGCGCGTGGCGGCAGACGCAGTATGACAACTACCTGTATAACGAGGTCGTGCCGCTGTCGCGCAGCAAGAACCCGAATCCGTTCATGATCACGCTGGGGGCGAGCTTCGGCGCGTACCACGCGATGAACTTCGGCCTCAAGCACCCGGACGCGGTCGGGCGTATCCTCGGCCTGAGCGGGATTTACGACATCAGCTACTGGACGGACGGCTGGAATGGCGAGCACGTCTACCTCAACAACCCGACGTGGTACATCCCCGGCGAGAACGACCCGCGCCGGATCGCCATGCTGCAGCAGCTCGACATCATCATGGTAGCCGGCAGCGACGACCCGCTGCTCGATCGTTCCCGGACGATGAGCCGCGTGCTGTGGTCGAAGGGCATCGGCAACGCCCTGCGCGAGTGGAACGGCTGGAATCACGACTGGGGCTACTGGGAGCAGATGATCCGCGCGTACATCGGCGGACACGACTAG